One Oncorhynchus keta strain PuntledgeMale-10-30-2019 chromosome 23, Oket_V2, whole genome shotgun sequence DNA segment encodes these proteins:
- the LOC118402089 gene encoding E3 ubiquitin-protein ligase RNF31-like isoform X1, translating to MASTLSDQLEEVRCHAEACLYSTGSVLEVRAGISAMANIPLPPSVKYRYIAAETMIIENGVNNIRKETIGSLQRLSTALNILEKYGCNLTSSSRPKYWRAVKHNNPVFRATVDAIQGGRAVLCLYGYSNQQPDGLSFPDEVVEPDIEKVAAVTLEVMSLRMELDMLIKEAHPHPEFFERIIPSLNQKDDFGPISDAVAIPSSLRESQPLYMSLASLSQSPTSAFLPVRTANASTSTSISTRHTDNCTICAIFPVAAHCNSCVQWLCTECDRLYHSSAERANHHRTVVTSSKMRKNHSSSLLSWHCTHCTRVNSNQDILCETCERPRLASSGSAKDDFPQPFTITEWQCKSCTVLNAGSSILCAVCERPRLATKPPATPTRPTPTPNRPAAPVLGMPGDPDSQWMCQFCTYINYTPASVCEMCDLPRPEPTKMRVKLHPPSQVKKVPVLSVKPKEPPMEDPDLTRQKLMKEEGLKLIQLIRDGEKKGVSPEEVYTGMRVSGVGNILPCDWLKAELPHLLDQICATVTSSLAADLKAGQNQNGTGTSEDTGVEEEQTRRGGVTLSRAEAKLAWLSAGGDTERAVKQALRDRHSKVKELCSLGFTDEVRCQEVLRQSEGEVRGALSLLQRPLMEPFHQRMWSDQPEPPIDINHPDKQRVCRRLLAVYDLPSWGRCELALSLLQERTAPYSLDDVVQAVRESHDRDFIRRVLAKECPICLSDFPHSKMQSLTSCQCSVCCGCFQQHFTIAVRDKHIRDMVCPVCWEPDINDPEHLNSYFSTLDIQLRECLEPEVYDLFHKKLTEQALIKDPKFLWCSHCSYGFIYDGDQLKVTCFQCRNSFCAQCKKPWESQHGGLSCERYQSWKRENDPEYQRQGLAGYLRDNGITCPNCRFQYALSKGGCMHFSCSQCRYQFCSGCNNPFHTTCAVIHCSVTGLHAHHPRDCLFYLRDWEPGRLQALLQNKGVEFNTDTPPGTQAGLCGVIEQKDESGQQTDSACGAQTQPGHAGLCEKHYREYLVSLINSHSIDPAPLFNANELVLACRRYQVDDARGELEDDVTYYTRILEKLIDEVPLGDKVPRKK from the exons ATGGCTAGTACCCTTTCAGACCAGCTAGAGGAGGTACGATGCCATGCGGAAGCTTGTCTGTATTCCACTGGCTCAGTGCTGGAGGTCCGTGCAGGAATATCAGCCATGGCCAACATACCCTTACCACCATCGGTCAAATACCGCTACATTGCTGCGGAGACCATGATAATTGAAAACGGCGTCAATAACATCAGGAAAGAA ACCATAGGTTCCCTGCAGAGATTGTCCACAGCACTGAACATTCTGGAGAAGTATGGCTGTAACCTCACCAGCTCCAGTAGGCCCAAGTACTGGCGCGCTGTCAAGCACAACAACCCCGTCTTCAGAGCAACAGTAGATGCCATTCAG GGAGGAAGGGCAGTGCTTTGTCTCTATGGTTACTCCAATCAGCAGCCAGACGGCCTGAGTTTCCCTGATGAGGTCGTGGAACCTGACATTGAGAAGGTCGCAGCGGTCACCTTGGAGGTCATGAGTCTACGCATGGAACTGGACATGCTCATCAAG GAGGCTCACCCCCACCCAGAGTTCTTTGAGAGAATTATCCCATCACTGAACCAAAAG GATGACTTCGGACCCATTTCTGATGCGGTAGCTATTCCCTCCAGCCTCAGAGAGAGCCAGCCCCTGTACATGTCTCTGGcctccctgtctcagtctcccacTAGTGCCTTTCTTCCAGTACGGACCGCTAACGCCTCAACctccacctctatctctaccAGACACACAg ACAACTGCACTATCTGTGCTATATTCCCAGTGGCTGCCCACTGTAACTCTTGTGTCCAATGGCTGTGTACTGAATGTGATAGACTGTACCACTCCTCTGCAGAACGAGCCAATCACCACAGGACTGTCGTGACATCCTCTAAAATGCGAAAGAACCACAG cAGCTCCCTCCTGTCATGGCACTGTACCCACTGCACCAGGGTCAACTCCAACCAGGACATACTGTGTGAGACATGTGAGAGACCACGCCTGGCCTCCTCTGGCTCTGCTAAGGATGACTTCCCACAGCCCTTCACTATCACTG AGTGGCAGTGTAAAAGCTGTACGGTGTTGAACGCGGGCAGTAGTATCCTGTGTGCGGTGTGTGAGCGCCCCCGCCTGGCCACCAAGCCTCCGGCAACCCCCACACGCCCCACTCCTACACCCAACCGGCCTGCTGCTCCGGTACTGGGTATGCCAGGAGACCCAGACAGCCAG TGGATGTGTCAGTTCTGTACTTACATCAATTACACTCCAGCGTCAGTGTGTGAGATGTGTGACCTCCCCCGCCCCGAGCCCACCAAAATGCGAGTCAAACTCCACCCTCCGTCCCAGGTCAAAAAGGTCCCCGTGCTGTCCGTCAAACCCAAAGAACCACCCATGGAGGACCCTGATTTGACGAGACAGAAACTGATGAAGGAGGAGGGGCTAAAGCTGATCCAGCTCATTAGA gatggagaGAAGAAAGGAGTGAGTCCAGAGGAGGTGTACACAGGCATGCGTGTCTCCGGGGTCGGAAACATCCTTCCCTGTGATTGGCTCAAAGCGGAGCTACCTCACTTGCTCGACCAGATCTGTGCCACGGTCACTTCGTCTCTAGCAGCAGACCTGAAGGCCGGACAGAACCAGAATGGTACTGGTACTTCAGAGGATACAGGTGTGGAGGAGGAGCAGACCagaaggggaggagtgacacTGTCCAGGGCTGAGGCCAAGCTGGCCTGGCTGTCTGCAGGGGGAGACACTGAGAGAGCAGTGAAACAGGCTCTCAGAGACAGGCACTCTAAG GTAAAGGAGCTGTGTTCTCTGGGGTTCACTGACGAGGTGCGGTGTCAGGAGGTTCTGAGgcagagcgagggagaggtgcggggggctctgtctctgctgcagcGACCGCTCATGGAGCCCTTCCACCAACGCATGTGGAGCGACCAACCTGAGCCACCCATCGACATCAACCACCCCGACAAACAG CGTGTGTGCCGGAGGCTGCTGGCGGTGTATGACCTGCCCAGCTGGGGCCGCTGTGAGCTGGCCCTGTCCCTGCTGCAGGAGCGTACCGCCCCCTACTCCCTAGACGACGTGGTACAGGCCGTACGCGAGTCACATGACCGAGACTTCATCCGCCGGGTGCTGGCCAAAGAGTGCCCCATCTGCCTGTCAGACTTTCCCCACAGCAAG ATGCAGTCTCTGACCTCCTGTCAGTGCTCGGTGTGCTGTGGCTGTTTCCAGCAGCACTTCACTATCGCAGTGAGAGACAAGCACATCAGAGACATGGTGTGTCCCGTCTGCTGGGAACCTGACATCAACGACCCCGAACACCTCAACAGCTACTTCTCCACCCTGGACATCCAG ctgcGGGAGTGTCTGGAGCCGGAAGTGTATGATCTGTTTCATAAGAAGCTGACTGAACAAGCCCTCATCAAAGACCCCAAGTTCCTCTGGTGTAGTCAT TGCTCCTATGGGTTCATCTATGATGGAGACCAACTGAAGGTCACCTGTTTCCAGTGCAGGAACAGCTTCTGCGCACAATGCAAGAAACCT TGGGAGTCTCAGCACGGTGGTCTGTCGTGTGAGCGGTACCAGTcctggaagagagagaatgaccCAGAATACCAGAGGCAAGGCCTGGCCGGATACCTGCGTGACAACGGCATCa CATGTCCAAACTGCAGGTTCCAGTATGCCCTGTCCAAAGGAGGCTGTATGCACTTCAGCTGCTCCCAGTGCAGGTACCAGTTCTGCAGCGGATGCAACAACCCCTTCCACACT ACTTGTGCAGTGATCCATTGTAGTGTGACAGGCCTGCATGCCCATCACCCTCGAGACTGTCTCTTCTACCTGAGGGACTGGGAGCCTGGCAGACTACAAGCCCTGCTGCAG AACAAGGGTGTTGAGTTCAATACGGACACCCCTCCAGGAACTCAAGCAG ggctgtGCGGAGTGATAGAGCAGAAGGATGAGAGTGGGCAGCAGACGGACTCGGCCTGTGGGGCTCAAACTCAGCCTGGCCATGCAGGACTGTGCGA GAAACACTACAGAGAGTACTTGGTGAGCCTCATCAATAGCCATTCCATCGACCCGGCCCCTCTCTTCAATGCCAACGAGCTGGTGCTGGCCTGTCGGAGATACCAAGTGGATGACGCCCGGGGGGAGCTGGAAGACGATGTGACGTACTACACTCGAATACTGGAG AAACTTATTGATGAAGTACCACTTGGAGACAAGGTTCCACGGAAGAAATGA
- the LOC118402089 gene encoding E3 ubiquitin-protein ligase RNF31-like isoform X2 translates to MASTLSDQLEEVRCHAEACLYSTGSVLEVRAGISAMANIPLPPSVKYRYIAAETMIIENGVNNIRKETIGSLQRLSTALNILEKYGCNLTSSSRPKYWRAVKHNNPVFRATVDAIQGGRAVLCLYGYSNQQPDGLSFPDEVVEPDIEKVAAVTLEVMSLRMELDMLIKEAHPHPEFFERIIPSLNQKDDFGPISDAVAIPSSLRESQPLYMSLASLSQSPTSAFLPVRTANASTSTSISTRHTDNCTICAIFPVAAHCNSCVQWLCTECDRLYHSSAERANHHRTVVTSSKMRKNHSSLLSWHCTHCTRVNSNQDILCETCERPRLASSGSAKDDFPQPFTITEWQCKSCTVLNAGSSILCAVCERPRLATKPPATPTRPTPTPNRPAAPVLGMPGDPDSQWMCQFCTYINYTPASVCEMCDLPRPEPTKMRVKLHPPSQVKKVPVLSVKPKEPPMEDPDLTRQKLMKEEGLKLIQLIRDGEKKGVSPEEVYTGMRVSGVGNILPCDWLKAELPHLLDQICATVTSSLAADLKAGQNQNGTGTSEDTGVEEEQTRRGGVTLSRAEAKLAWLSAGGDTERAVKQALRDRHSKVKELCSLGFTDEVRCQEVLRQSEGEVRGALSLLQRPLMEPFHQRMWSDQPEPPIDINHPDKQRVCRRLLAVYDLPSWGRCELALSLLQERTAPYSLDDVVQAVRESHDRDFIRRVLAKECPICLSDFPHSKMQSLTSCQCSVCCGCFQQHFTIAVRDKHIRDMVCPVCWEPDINDPEHLNSYFSTLDIQLRECLEPEVYDLFHKKLTEQALIKDPKFLWCSHCSYGFIYDGDQLKVTCFQCRNSFCAQCKKPWESQHGGLSCERYQSWKRENDPEYQRQGLAGYLRDNGITCPNCRFQYALSKGGCMHFSCSQCRYQFCSGCNNPFHTTCAVIHCSVTGLHAHHPRDCLFYLRDWEPGRLQALLQNKGVEFNTDTPPGTQAGLCGVIEQKDESGQQTDSACGAQTQPGHAGLCEKHYREYLVSLINSHSIDPAPLFNANELVLACRRYQVDDARGELEDDVTYYTRILEKLIDEVPLGDKVPRKK, encoded by the exons ATGGCTAGTACCCTTTCAGACCAGCTAGAGGAGGTACGATGCCATGCGGAAGCTTGTCTGTATTCCACTGGCTCAGTGCTGGAGGTCCGTGCAGGAATATCAGCCATGGCCAACATACCCTTACCACCATCGGTCAAATACCGCTACATTGCTGCGGAGACCATGATAATTGAAAACGGCGTCAATAACATCAGGAAAGAA ACCATAGGTTCCCTGCAGAGATTGTCCACAGCACTGAACATTCTGGAGAAGTATGGCTGTAACCTCACCAGCTCCAGTAGGCCCAAGTACTGGCGCGCTGTCAAGCACAACAACCCCGTCTTCAGAGCAACAGTAGATGCCATTCAG GGAGGAAGGGCAGTGCTTTGTCTCTATGGTTACTCCAATCAGCAGCCAGACGGCCTGAGTTTCCCTGATGAGGTCGTGGAACCTGACATTGAGAAGGTCGCAGCGGTCACCTTGGAGGTCATGAGTCTACGCATGGAACTGGACATGCTCATCAAG GAGGCTCACCCCCACCCAGAGTTCTTTGAGAGAATTATCCCATCACTGAACCAAAAG GATGACTTCGGACCCATTTCTGATGCGGTAGCTATTCCCTCCAGCCTCAGAGAGAGCCAGCCCCTGTACATGTCTCTGGcctccctgtctcagtctcccacTAGTGCCTTTCTTCCAGTACGGACCGCTAACGCCTCAACctccacctctatctctaccAGACACACAg ACAACTGCACTATCTGTGCTATATTCCCAGTGGCTGCCCACTGTAACTCTTGTGTCCAATGGCTGTGTACTGAATGTGATAGACTGTACCACTCCTCTGCAGAACGAGCCAATCACCACAGGACTGTCGTGACATCCTCTAAAATGCGAAAGAACCACAG CTCCCTCCTGTCATGGCACTGTACCCACTGCACCAGGGTCAACTCCAACCAGGACATACTGTGTGAGACATGTGAGAGACCACGCCTGGCCTCCTCTGGCTCTGCTAAGGATGACTTCCCACAGCCCTTCACTATCACTG AGTGGCAGTGTAAAAGCTGTACGGTGTTGAACGCGGGCAGTAGTATCCTGTGTGCGGTGTGTGAGCGCCCCCGCCTGGCCACCAAGCCTCCGGCAACCCCCACACGCCCCACTCCTACACCCAACCGGCCTGCTGCTCCGGTACTGGGTATGCCAGGAGACCCAGACAGCCAG TGGATGTGTCAGTTCTGTACTTACATCAATTACACTCCAGCGTCAGTGTGTGAGATGTGTGACCTCCCCCGCCCCGAGCCCACCAAAATGCGAGTCAAACTCCACCCTCCGTCCCAGGTCAAAAAGGTCCCCGTGCTGTCCGTCAAACCCAAAGAACCACCCATGGAGGACCCTGATTTGACGAGACAGAAACTGATGAAGGAGGAGGGGCTAAAGCTGATCCAGCTCATTAGA gatggagaGAAGAAAGGAGTGAGTCCAGAGGAGGTGTACACAGGCATGCGTGTCTCCGGGGTCGGAAACATCCTTCCCTGTGATTGGCTCAAAGCGGAGCTACCTCACTTGCTCGACCAGATCTGTGCCACGGTCACTTCGTCTCTAGCAGCAGACCTGAAGGCCGGACAGAACCAGAATGGTACTGGTACTTCAGAGGATACAGGTGTGGAGGAGGAGCAGACCagaaggggaggagtgacacTGTCCAGGGCTGAGGCCAAGCTGGCCTGGCTGTCTGCAGGGGGAGACACTGAGAGAGCAGTGAAACAGGCTCTCAGAGACAGGCACTCTAAG GTAAAGGAGCTGTGTTCTCTGGGGTTCACTGACGAGGTGCGGTGTCAGGAGGTTCTGAGgcagagcgagggagaggtgcggggggctctgtctctgctgcagcGACCGCTCATGGAGCCCTTCCACCAACGCATGTGGAGCGACCAACCTGAGCCACCCATCGACATCAACCACCCCGACAAACAG CGTGTGTGCCGGAGGCTGCTGGCGGTGTATGACCTGCCCAGCTGGGGCCGCTGTGAGCTGGCCCTGTCCCTGCTGCAGGAGCGTACCGCCCCCTACTCCCTAGACGACGTGGTACAGGCCGTACGCGAGTCACATGACCGAGACTTCATCCGCCGGGTGCTGGCCAAAGAGTGCCCCATCTGCCTGTCAGACTTTCCCCACAGCAAG ATGCAGTCTCTGACCTCCTGTCAGTGCTCGGTGTGCTGTGGCTGTTTCCAGCAGCACTTCACTATCGCAGTGAGAGACAAGCACATCAGAGACATGGTGTGTCCCGTCTGCTGGGAACCTGACATCAACGACCCCGAACACCTCAACAGCTACTTCTCCACCCTGGACATCCAG ctgcGGGAGTGTCTGGAGCCGGAAGTGTATGATCTGTTTCATAAGAAGCTGACTGAACAAGCCCTCATCAAAGACCCCAAGTTCCTCTGGTGTAGTCAT TGCTCCTATGGGTTCATCTATGATGGAGACCAACTGAAGGTCACCTGTTTCCAGTGCAGGAACAGCTTCTGCGCACAATGCAAGAAACCT TGGGAGTCTCAGCACGGTGGTCTGTCGTGTGAGCGGTACCAGTcctggaagagagagaatgaccCAGAATACCAGAGGCAAGGCCTGGCCGGATACCTGCGTGACAACGGCATCa CATGTCCAAACTGCAGGTTCCAGTATGCCCTGTCCAAAGGAGGCTGTATGCACTTCAGCTGCTCCCAGTGCAGGTACCAGTTCTGCAGCGGATGCAACAACCCCTTCCACACT ACTTGTGCAGTGATCCATTGTAGTGTGACAGGCCTGCATGCCCATCACCCTCGAGACTGTCTCTTCTACCTGAGGGACTGGGAGCCTGGCAGACTACAAGCCCTGCTGCAG AACAAGGGTGTTGAGTTCAATACGGACACCCCTCCAGGAACTCAAGCAG ggctgtGCGGAGTGATAGAGCAGAAGGATGAGAGTGGGCAGCAGACGGACTCGGCCTGTGGGGCTCAAACTCAGCCTGGCCATGCAGGACTGTGCGA GAAACACTACAGAGAGTACTTGGTGAGCCTCATCAATAGCCATTCCATCGACCCGGCCCCTCTCTTCAATGCCAACGAGCTGGTGCTGGCCTGTCGGAGATACCAAGTGGATGACGCCCGGGGGGAGCTGGAAGACGATGTGACGTACTACACTCGAATACTGGAG AAACTTATTGATGAAGTACCACTTGGAGACAAGGTTCCACGGAAGAAATGA
- the LOC118402089 gene encoding E3 ubiquitin-protein ligase RNF31-like isoform X3, producing the protein MASTLSDQLEEVRCHAEACLYSTGSVLEVRAGISAMANIPLPPSVKYRYIAAETMIIENGVNNIRKETIGSLQRLSTALNILEKYGCNLTSSSRPKYWRAVKHNNPVFRATVDAIQGGRAVLCLYGYSNQQPDGLSFPDEVVEPDIEKVAAVTLEVMSLRMELDMLIKEAHPHPEFFERIIPSLNQKDDFGPISDAVAIPSSLRESQPLYMSLASLSQSPTSAFLPVRTANASTSTSISTRHTERANHHRTVVTSSKMRKNHSSSLLSWHCTHCTRVNSNQDILCETCERPRLASSGSAKDDFPQPFTITEWQCKSCTVLNAGSSILCAVCERPRLATKPPATPTRPTPTPNRPAAPVLGMPGDPDSQWMCQFCTYINYTPASVCEMCDLPRPEPTKMRVKLHPPSQVKKVPVLSVKPKEPPMEDPDLTRQKLMKEEGLKLIQLIRDGEKKGVSPEEVYTGMRVSGVGNILPCDWLKAELPHLLDQICATVTSSLAADLKAGQNQNGTGTSEDTGVEEEQTRRGGVTLSRAEAKLAWLSAGGDTERAVKQALRDRHSKVKELCSLGFTDEVRCQEVLRQSEGEVRGALSLLQRPLMEPFHQRMWSDQPEPPIDINHPDKQRVCRRLLAVYDLPSWGRCELALSLLQERTAPYSLDDVVQAVRESHDRDFIRRVLAKECPICLSDFPHSKMQSLTSCQCSVCCGCFQQHFTIAVRDKHIRDMVCPVCWEPDINDPEHLNSYFSTLDIQLRECLEPEVYDLFHKKLTEQALIKDPKFLWCSHCSYGFIYDGDQLKVTCFQCRNSFCAQCKKPWESQHGGLSCERYQSWKRENDPEYQRQGLAGYLRDNGITCPNCRFQYALSKGGCMHFSCSQCRYQFCSGCNNPFHTTCAVIHCSVTGLHAHHPRDCLFYLRDWEPGRLQALLQNKGVEFNTDTPPGTQAGLCGVIEQKDESGQQTDSACGAQTQPGHAGLCEKHYREYLVSLINSHSIDPAPLFNANELVLACRRYQVDDARGELEDDVTYYTRILEKLIDEVPLGDKVPRKK; encoded by the exons ATGGCTAGTACCCTTTCAGACCAGCTAGAGGAGGTACGATGCCATGCGGAAGCTTGTCTGTATTCCACTGGCTCAGTGCTGGAGGTCCGTGCAGGAATATCAGCCATGGCCAACATACCCTTACCACCATCGGTCAAATACCGCTACATTGCTGCGGAGACCATGATAATTGAAAACGGCGTCAATAACATCAGGAAAGAA ACCATAGGTTCCCTGCAGAGATTGTCCACAGCACTGAACATTCTGGAGAAGTATGGCTGTAACCTCACCAGCTCCAGTAGGCCCAAGTACTGGCGCGCTGTCAAGCACAACAACCCCGTCTTCAGAGCAACAGTAGATGCCATTCAG GGAGGAAGGGCAGTGCTTTGTCTCTATGGTTACTCCAATCAGCAGCCAGACGGCCTGAGTTTCCCTGATGAGGTCGTGGAACCTGACATTGAGAAGGTCGCAGCGGTCACCTTGGAGGTCATGAGTCTACGCATGGAACTGGACATGCTCATCAAG GAGGCTCACCCCCACCCAGAGTTCTTTGAGAGAATTATCCCATCACTGAACCAAAAG GATGACTTCGGACCCATTTCTGATGCGGTAGCTATTCCCTCCAGCCTCAGAGAGAGCCAGCCCCTGTACATGTCTCTGGcctccctgtctcagtctcccacTAGTGCCTTTCTTCCAGTACGGACCGCTAACGCCTCAACctccacctctatctctaccAGACACACAg AACGAGCCAATCACCACAGGACTGTCGTGACATCCTCTAAAATGCGAAAGAACCACAG cAGCTCCCTCCTGTCATGGCACTGTACCCACTGCACCAGGGTCAACTCCAACCAGGACATACTGTGTGAGACATGTGAGAGACCACGCCTGGCCTCCTCTGGCTCTGCTAAGGATGACTTCCCACAGCCCTTCACTATCACTG AGTGGCAGTGTAAAAGCTGTACGGTGTTGAACGCGGGCAGTAGTATCCTGTGTGCGGTGTGTGAGCGCCCCCGCCTGGCCACCAAGCCTCCGGCAACCCCCACACGCCCCACTCCTACACCCAACCGGCCTGCTGCTCCGGTACTGGGTATGCCAGGAGACCCAGACAGCCAG TGGATGTGTCAGTTCTGTACTTACATCAATTACACTCCAGCGTCAGTGTGTGAGATGTGTGACCTCCCCCGCCCCGAGCCCACCAAAATGCGAGTCAAACTCCACCCTCCGTCCCAGGTCAAAAAGGTCCCCGTGCTGTCCGTCAAACCCAAAGAACCACCCATGGAGGACCCTGATTTGACGAGACAGAAACTGATGAAGGAGGAGGGGCTAAAGCTGATCCAGCTCATTAGA gatggagaGAAGAAAGGAGTGAGTCCAGAGGAGGTGTACACAGGCATGCGTGTCTCCGGGGTCGGAAACATCCTTCCCTGTGATTGGCTCAAAGCGGAGCTACCTCACTTGCTCGACCAGATCTGTGCCACGGTCACTTCGTCTCTAGCAGCAGACCTGAAGGCCGGACAGAACCAGAATGGTACTGGTACTTCAGAGGATACAGGTGTGGAGGAGGAGCAGACCagaaggggaggagtgacacTGTCCAGGGCTGAGGCCAAGCTGGCCTGGCTGTCTGCAGGGGGAGACACTGAGAGAGCAGTGAAACAGGCTCTCAGAGACAGGCACTCTAAG GTAAAGGAGCTGTGTTCTCTGGGGTTCACTGACGAGGTGCGGTGTCAGGAGGTTCTGAGgcagagcgagggagaggtgcggggggctctgtctctgctgcagcGACCGCTCATGGAGCCCTTCCACCAACGCATGTGGAGCGACCAACCTGAGCCACCCATCGACATCAACCACCCCGACAAACAG CGTGTGTGCCGGAGGCTGCTGGCGGTGTATGACCTGCCCAGCTGGGGCCGCTGTGAGCTGGCCCTGTCCCTGCTGCAGGAGCGTACCGCCCCCTACTCCCTAGACGACGTGGTACAGGCCGTACGCGAGTCACATGACCGAGACTTCATCCGCCGGGTGCTGGCCAAAGAGTGCCCCATCTGCCTGTCAGACTTTCCCCACAGCAAG ATGCAGTCTCTGACCTCCTGTCAGTGCTCGGTGTGCTGTGGCTGTTTCCAGCAGCACTTCACTATCGCAGTGAGAGACAAGCACATCAGAGACATGGTGTGTCCCGTCTGCTGGGAACCTGACATCAACGACCCCGAACACCTCAACAGCTACTTCTCCACCCTGGACATCCAG ctgcGGGAGTGTCTGGAGCCGGAAGTGTATGATCTGTTTCATAAGAAGCTGACTGAACAAGCCCTCATCAAAGACCCCAAGTTCCTCTGGTGTAGTCAT TGCTCCTATGGGTTCATCTATGATGGAGACCAACTGAAGGTCACCTGTTTCCAGTGCAGGAACAGCTTCTGCGCACAATGCAAGAAACCT TGGGAGTCTCAGCACGGTGGTCTGTCGTGTGAGCGGTACCAGTcctggaagagagagaatgaccCAGAATACCAGAGGCAAGGCCTGGCCGGATACCTGCGTGACAACGGCATCa CATGTCCAAACTGCAGGTTCCAGTATGCCCTGTCCAAAGGAGGCTGTATGCACTTCAGCTGCTCCCAGTGCAGGTACCAGTTCTGCAGCGGATGCAACAACCCCTTCCACACT ACTTGTGCAGTGATCCATTGTAGTGTGACAGGCCTGCATGCCCATCACCCTCGAGACTGTCTCTTCTACCTGAGGGACTGGGAGCCTGGCAGACTACAAGCCCTGCTGCAG AACAAGGGTGTTGAGTTCAATACGGACACCCCTCCAGGAACTCAAGCAG ggctgtGCGGAGTGATAGAGCAGAAGGATGAGAGTGGGCAGCAGACGGACTCGGCCTGTGGGGCTCAAACTCAGCCTGGCCATGCAGGACTGTGCGA GAAACACTACAGAGAGTACTTGGTGAGCCTCATCAATAGCCATTCCATCGACCCGGCCCCTCTCTTCAATGCCAACGAGCTGGTGCTGGCCTGTCGGAGATACCAAGTGGATGACGCCCGGGGGGAGCTGGAAGACGATGTGACGTACTACACTCGAATACTGGAG AAACTTATTGATGAAGTACCACTTGGAGACAAGGTTCCACGGAAGAAATGA